A DNA window from Lutra lutra chromosome 8, mLutLut1.2, whole genome shotgun sequence contains the following coding sequences:
- the PIANP gene encoding PILR alpha-associated neural protein — protein MKSKMWPALLLSHLLPLWPLLLLPLPPPAQGSSSSPRTPPAPARPPCARGGPSAPRHVCVWERAPPPSRSPRVPRSRRQVLPGTAPPATPSGFEEGPPSSQYPWAIVWGPTVSREDGGDPNSANPGFLPLDYGFAAPHGLATPHPNSDSMRGDGDGLILGEAPATLRPFLFGTHGEGVDPQLYVTITISIIIVLVATGIIFKFCWDRSQKRRRPSGQQGALRQEESQQPLTDLSPAGVTVLGAFGDSPTPTPDHEEPRGGPRPGMPQPKGAPAFQLNRIPLVNL, from the exons ATGAAGTCCAAGATGTG GCCTGCACTGCTGCtgtcccacctcctccctctttGGCCACTGCTGttgctgcccctcccacctcctgctcaaggttcctcctcttcccctcgaaccccaccagccccagcccgGCCCCCCTGTGCCCGGGGAGGCCCCTCTGCCCCACGCCATGTGTGCGTGTGGGAGCGGGCACCCCCACCAAGCCGATCCCCTCGGGTCCCAAGATCGCGTCGGCAGGTCCTGCCAGGCACGGCACCCCCTGCCACCCCGTCTGGCTTTGAGGAGGGCCCACCCTCATCCCAGTACCCCTGGGCCATTGTGTGGGGCCCTACAGTGTCTCGAGAGGATGGGGGGGACCCCAACTCGGCCAATCCTGGATTTCTGCCCCTGGACTATGGTTTTGCAGCCCCCCATGGGCTGGCAACCCCACACCCCAACTCAGACTCCATGCGGGGTGATGGAGATGGGCTCATCCTTGGAGAAGCACCTGCCACCCTGCGGCCATTCCTTTTTGGGACCCACGGGGAAG GTGTGGACCCCCAGCTCTATGTCACAATTACCATCTCCATCATTATTGTTCTCGTGGCCACTGGCATCATCTTCAAGTTCTG CTGGGACCGAAGCCAGAAGCGGCGCAGGCCCTCTGGGCAGCAAGGtgccctgaggcaggaagagagcCAGCAGCCGCTGACAGACCTGTCCCCAGCTGGGGTCACTGTGCTGGGGGCCTTCGGGGACTcgcctacccccacccctgaccaTGAGGAGCCCCGAGGGGGACCCCGGCCTGGGATGCCCCAGCCCAAGGGGGCTCCAGCCTTCCAGTTGAACCG gATTCCCCTGGTGAATCTGTGA